A stretch of the Archangium violaceum genome encodes the following:
- a CDS encoding protease inhibitor I42 family protein has product MAKPRSGAKKATPAAKKVKSTKPGVLKTASKSVAKAAAKLVTKATGSAKAEKKASAVKKKSEPAAAVKKAATQVKEVAVKAATKVKEIAKGKEAAPKGKESSAKGREAAARAEIVMPPQAEKPRPRATKLPPLAEPLNKRDMEQLLTAGAGRGVVGEGSLKGRLTVLDGLPCLVVVGRDKRELNFILQGPDQEVLPAYLDHKVSVSGLIKKTTNYGGTVDVRKFSAKKPEAEAPEPEPAEAEPRLRYLSPGEVSQVISAGMGAGMKGFAALRGNLEMTGEEFVLVVSNGGTRQQVSFILEGKGAKGLRKFLGQTLSVTGVVDKSSGWGGRIDVENVEPRPSELRPISREGLETVQVEGEQPGSIEVRLNHAFTVRLQEQPGFTWAIEPTAAKRVGLREANFEPSSDGGPATREFFFTPRNPGSSEVEFFLAKAFNPGQVERSFKLNVTVKP; this is encoded by the coding sequence ATGGCCAAGCCCAGGTCCGGGGCCAAGAAGGCGACTCCCGCTGCGAAGAAGGTCAAGTCGACGAAACCGGGTGTCCTCAAGACCGCGTCCAAGAGCGTGGCGAAGGCCGCCGCGAAGTTGGTGACGAAGGCGACTGGAAGCGCGAAGGCGGAGAAGAAGGCGTCCGCGGTGAAGAAGAAGTCCGAGCCCGCCGCCGCCGTGAAGAAGGCCGCCACCCAGGTGAAGGAGGTCGCCGTGAAGGCGGCCACCAAGGTGAAGGAGATCGCCAAGGGCAAGGAGGCCGCCCCCAAGGGGAAGGAGAGCTCCGCCAAGGGCAGGGAGGCCGCCGCCCGGGCGGAGATCGTGATGCCGCCCCAGGCCGAGAAGCCGAGGCCCCGCGCCACGAAGCTGCCCCCCCTGGCCGAGCCCCTCAACAAGCGCGACATGGAGCAACTGCTCACCGCCGGTGCGGGTCGTGGCGTGGTGGGCGAGGGCAGCCTCAAGGGTCGTCTGACCGTGCTCGACGGTCTGCCCTGTCTGGTGGTGGTGGGCCGCGACAAGCGCGAGCTGAACTTCATCCTCCAGGGGCCGGATCAGGAGGTGCTGCCGGCGTACCTGGATCACAAGGTGTCCGTCAGCGGTCTCATCAAGAAGACCACCAACTACGGCGGCACGGTGGACGTGCGGAAGTTCTCCGCCAAGAAGCCGGAGGCCGAAGCGCCCGAGCCGGAGCCCGCGGAGGCGGAGCCCCGGTTGCGCTACCTCTCCCCTGGAGAGGTGTCGCAGGTCATCTCGGCCGGCATGGGCGCGGGGATGAAGGGCTTCGCCGCGCTGCGTGGCAACCTGGAGATGACGGGCGAGGAGTTCGTGCTGGTGGTGTCCAATGGCGGCACCCGGCAGCAGGTGTCCTTCATCCTCGAGGGCAAGGGCGCCAAGGGACTGCGCAAGTTCCTGGGCCAGACGCTCTCCGTCACGGGCGTGGTGGACAAGTCCTCCGGCTGGGGTGGCCGCATCGACGTGGAGAACGTGGAGCCGCGTCCCTCCGAGCTCCGGCCCATCTCCCGCGAGGGTCTGGAGACCGTGCAGGTGGAGGGCGAGCAGCCCGGCAGCATCGAGGTGCGACTCAACCACGCCTTCACCGTGCGCCTGCAGGAGCAGCCGGGCTTCACCTGGGCCATCGAGCCCACGGCGGCCAAGCGCGTGGGTCTGCGGGAAGCCAACTTCGAGCCGAGCTCCGATGGGGGCCCCGCCACCCGCGAGTTCTTCTTCACCCCGCGCAACCCCGGGTCCTCCGAGGTGGAGTTCTTCCTCGCCAAGGCGTTCAACCCCGGTCAGGTGGAGCGCTCGTTCAAGCTCAACGTGACCGTCAAGCCCTGA
- a CDS encoding molybdopterin molybdotransferase MoeA: MKEDAALLPVEEARARTLALVQPLPPEWVRLDEALGRALARDVRAQRTLPPWDNSAMDGFAVRSADLTGPLPVRLKVKETIYAGQTPREEVQPGTCARIMTGAPLPAGADAVVMRERTRLAPEADTVEILEAVGPGHFVRPRGEDAREGELLLSRGTPLGIPELGLVVGQGLLTVPVPRRPRVAILSTGDELCRADAPAEGRIVDANAPALSLAVLRAGGVPSVLGIARDTLEDVYQHLAAAEGYDLVLTSAGMSVGEHDFVREALEKLGVERDFWRVAIKPGKPLAVGRKGAAVYIGLPGNPTSSLVTFELFVRPALRRMLGHEDVEPPRVSGRLEGELRKPEGLAHFVRVTAAWRDGELWARPLSTQTSGALRSAASATHLLHFPRSSSRLATGDKVELLPLSWGA, translated from the coding sequence ATGAAGGAAGATGCCGCGCTGCTGCCCGTAGAGGAGGCACGAGCCCGTACACTCGCCCTGGTCCAACCGTTACCCCCCGAGTGGGTCCGGCTGGACGAGGCCCTCGGGAGGGCCCTGGCGCGGGACGTGCGCGCGCAACGGACCCTGCCGCCCTGGGACAACTCGGCCATGGACGGCTTCGCGGTGCGCAGCGCCGACCTGACGGGTCCCCTGCCCGTCCGCCTGAAGGTGAAGGAGACGATCTACGCCGGCCAGACGCCCCGGGAGGAGGTCCAGCCGGGAACCTGCGCGCGGATCATGACCGGGGCCCCACTGCCGGCGGGGGCGGACGCGGTAGTGATGCGCGAGCGGACCCGGCTGGCCCCCGAGGCGGACACGGTGGAGATCCTCGAGGCGGTGGGGCCGGGCCACTTCGTGCGGCCGAGGGGCGAGGACGCGCGGGAGGGTGAGCTCCTCCTCTCCCGGGGGACGCCGCTGGGGATTCCGGAGCTGGGGCTGGTGGTGGGCCAGGGGCTGCTGACGGTCCCGGTGCCGCGCCGCCCCCGGGTGGCCATCCTCTCCACCGGCGACGAACTGTGCCGGGCGGACGCCCCCGCCGAGGGTCGGATCGTGGACGCCAACGCCCCCGCGCTGAGCCTGGCCGTCCTGCGGGCGGGCGGAGTGCCCTCGGTGCTCGGCATCGCCCGGGACACGCTGGAGGACGTGTACCAGCACCTCGCGGCGGCCGAGGGGTATGACCTGGTGCTGACGAGCGCCGGGATGTCCGTGGGCGAACACGACTTCGTCCGCGAGGCCCTGGAGAAGCTGGGCGTGGAGCGGGACTTCTGGCGCGTGGCCATCAAGCCGGGCAAGCCGCTCGCCGTGGGCCGCAAGGGGGCCGCCGTCTACATCGGACTGCCGGGCAACCCCACCTCCTCGCTCGTCACCTTCGAGCTCTTCGTCCGCCCCGCCCTGCGCCGCATGCTGGGGCACGAGGACGTGGAGCCACCGCGGGTCTCCGGCAGGCTCGAGGGCGAGTTGCGCAAGCCCGAGGGGCTGGCCCACTTCGTCCGGGTGACGGCCGCCTGGCGGGACGGGGAGCTCTGGGCCCGGCCCCTGTCCACCCAGACGTCGGGCGCCCTGCGCTCGGCGGCCTCGGCGACCCACCTGCTCCACTTTCCACGCTCATCCAGTAGGCTGGCTACTGGTGACAAGGTGGAATTGCTTCCTCTCTCCTGGGGAGCTTGA
- the ribA gene encoding GTP cyclohydrolase II encodes MSDTRTPQVLPARKSASLLEKFSEADVPTERGVLRTVVFREKRNGREHVALVVGNVQGLEGVPVRVHSECLTSEVFGSLKCDCREQLDRALDFVTQNGCGVVLYLRQEGRGIGLGNKIKAYALQAEGLDTYDANRKLGFPDDLRSYDVAAEMLRMLGVRSVDLITNNPLKIAGLVEEGIPVRRRIPSRTEHNPHNVDYLRTKRERTGHLIELFAEDDDTEAKVG; translated from the coding sequence ATGTCCGATACGCGTACACCTCAGGTTCTTCCAGCCCGCAAGAGCGCGTCCCTCCTGGAGAAGTTCTCCGAGGCGGATGTCCCCACGGAGCGTGGCGTGCTGCGCACGGTCGTCTTCCGCGAGAAGCGCAACGGGCGGGAGCACGTGGCGCTCGTGGTGGGGAACGTGCAGGGATTGGAGGGTGTGCCTGTCCGGGTGCACTCCGAGTGCTTGACCAGCGAGGTGTTCGGCAGCCTGAAGTGCGACTGCCGGGAGCAGCTGGACCGGGCGCTGGACTTCGTCACCCAGAACGGGTGCGGCGTGGTGCTCTACCTCCGCCAGGAGGGCCGGGGCATCGGCCTGGGAAACAAGATCAAGGCCTACGCGCTGCAAGCCGAGGGCCTGGACACGTATGATGCGAACCGGAAGCTGGGCTTTCCGGATGATCTGCGCAGCTACGACGTCGCCGCCGAGATGCTGCGCATGCTCGGAGTGCGCTCGGTGGACCTGATCACCAACAATCCACTGAAAATTGCAGGCCTGGTGGAAGAAGGAATTCCGGTCCGTCGACGCATTCCCTCGCGTACGGAGCACAATCCGCATAACGTCGACTACCTGAGGACGAAGCGCGAGCGGACGGGGCACCTGATTGAGCTCTTCGCCGAGGACGACGACACGGAAGCGAAGGTTGGCTGA
- a CDS encoding MBL fold metallo-hydrolase, translating into MAEDEQGRTTAEARVPFHVRFWGVRGSIPAPGPKTQRYGGNTPCVEIRCGDELFIFDLGTGVRVLGEELLAAGGPTRASIFLSHYHYDHLQGLPFFTPIFIPRFTFTVYGAPRDGRSVKEVLSGQMVHPYFPVTAEETFKAQLTYKDLGSGQQLELGPARIHTLDLNHPGGNLGYRVECGGRTVVYATDVEHGCEKDEELVEFARDADVLIIDAMYTEDEYRGRKGAAKIGWGHSTWESAVETANKSKVKKLVLFHHEPKRDDDAMDRFVEEVRKHRPETIAAVESEILKL; encoded by the coding sequence TTGGCTGAGGACGAACAGGGGAGGACGACCGCCGAGGCGCGCGTCCCCTTCCATGTCCGTTTCTGGGGAGTGCGCGGCTCGATCCCGGCACCGGGTCCGAAGACGCAGCGCTACGGGGGCAATACGCCCTGCGTCGAGATTCGATGCGGGGACGAGTTGTTCATCTTCGACCTGGGGACGGGGGTTCGCGTGCTGGGGGAGGAGTTGCTCGCGGCGGGTGGACCCACGCGCGCGTCGATCTTCCTCTCGCACTACCACTACGATCATCTGCAGGGGCTGCCGTTCTTCACGCCCATCTTCATCCCGAGGTTCACCTTCACGGTGTACGGGGCGCCTCGGGACGGGAGATCGGTGAAGGAGGTGCTGTCCGGGCAGATGGTGCATCCCTACTTCCCGGTGACGGCCGAGGAGACCTTCAAGGCCCAGCTGACGTACAAGGACCTTGGCTCGGGACAGCAGCTGGAGCTGGGCCCGGCGAGGATCCACACGCTGGACCTGAACCATCCCGGAGGCAATCTGGGCTACCGGGTGGAGTGCGGCGGTAGGACGGTGGTGTACGCCACGGACGTGGAGCACGGCTGCGAGAAGGACGAGGAGTTGGTGGAGTTCGCGCGAGACGCGGACGTGCTCATCATCGACGCGATGTACACGGAAGATGAGTACCGGGGCCGCAAGGGCGCCGCGAAGATTGGCTGGGGCCACTCGACGTGGGAGTCGGCGGTGGAGACGGCCAACAAGTCGAAGGTGAAGAAGCTGGTGCTCTTCCACCACGAGCCCAAGCGGGACGACGATGCGATGGATCGCTTCGTCGAGGAGGTGCGCAAGCACCGTCCGGAAACGATCGCCGCCGTGGAGTCGGAGATCCTGAAGCTCTGA
- the lipB gene encoding lipoyl(octanoyl) transferase LipB, which translates to MNTLTVYRLGRVEYEDGLQLMKLFGETRRQGLCGDVLLLLEHPPVLTLGRAAKRANIVASDARLSEEGVEVFETDRGGDVTYHGPGQLVAYPIFLLPEHRHDVRRYVRDVEQCVIRTLAEYAITSGTIPKWPGVWIGQEGSPDARKIAAIGVHLSRWLTSHGLALNVNTQLPHFNLIVPCGIREAGVTSLQKELGRLVPMAEVEEKLARHFADVFELQRVEPAPLTRTVSVTLMRGRGPEARVLLLRRRPERGGFWQIVTGRLEPGEMPRDAAARELFEETGLRTEVVDLEYRHAFAVGAVVPPRLVEENGFAARCTGGFEVHLGDEHDAFEWVDVPTALARLPFRGLREGVRRASRVLAG; encoded by the coding sequence GTGAACACGCTGACGGTGTACCGGCTCGGCCGGGTCGAATACGAGGACGGTCTCCAGCTCATGAAGCTCTTCGGCGAGACCCGGCGCCAGGGCCTCTGCGGAGATGTCCTGCTGCTGCTCGAGCACCCGCCCGTGCTCACCCTGGGCCGTGCCGCCAAACGCGCCAACATCGTCGCCAGCGACGCGCGCCTCTCGGAAGAGGGCGTCGAGGTCTTCGAGACCGATCGCGGTGGCGATGTCACCTACCACGGGCCCGGGCAGCTCGTGGCCTACCCCATCTTCCTCCTGCCCGAGCACCGCCACGACGTGCGCCGCTACGTGCGCGACGTCGAGCAGTGCGTCATCCGCACCCTCGCCGAGTACGCCATCACCTCCGGCACCATCCCCAAGTGGCCCGGGGTGTGGATCGGCCAGGAAGGTTCACCCGACGCCCGGAAGATCGCCGCCATCGGCGTCCACCTCTCGCGCTGGCTCACCAGTCACGGCCTGGCGCTCAACGTCAACACGCAGTTGCCCCACTTCAACCTCATCGTCCCCTGCGGCATCCGCGAGGCGGGTGTTACCTCGTTGCAGAAGGAGCTCGGCCGGCTCGTGCCCATGGCTGAGGTGGAGGAGAAGCTGGCCCGGCACTTCGCCGACGTCTTCGAGCTCCAGCGTGTCGAGCCCGCGCCCCTCACGCGCACCGTGAGCGTCACGTTGATGCGGGGCAGGGGGCCCGAGGCCCGCGTGTTGTTGTTGCGCCGGCGCCCCGAGCGCGGGGGGTTCTGGCAGATCGTCACCGGCCGTCTGGAGCCCGGCGAGATGCCGCGCGACGCCGCCGCCCGCGAGTTGTTCGAGGAGACCGGACTGCGCACCGAGGTGGTCGACCTGGAGTACCGCCATGCCTTCGCCGTCGGCGCCGTGGTGCCTCCCCGGCTCGTCGAGGAGAACGGTTTCGCCGCCCGGTGCACCGGCGGCTTCGAGGTCCATCTCGGTGACGAGCACGATGCCTTCGAGTGGGTGGATGTCCCCACCGCGCTCGCACGGCTTCCGTTCCGCGGGCTTCGCGAGGGCGTGCGGCGGGCGAGCCGGGTGCTCGCGGGGTGA
- a CDS encoding ClpX C4-type zinc finger protein, translating to MAENVRDVIRAAQAAELGGDKPRAIELLRLAADLCRRSGNMPRAEQLLRYALRLDPSRKELEEEIRQVEAEARAVSPPVAPEPEPDEEPEPGVWVLEEDTSSSLHEALREAELAVDRRTHPVATAVEVVRAAVLSMDVPSGQVARTDAPVEVRKEEPFIERGPTRADPSLDAWCSFCCRPRSEVGALVAGPAGAFICSSCIGESGALLGGVAPVAPAARRTPVSRSPVSFALVGQAAARESLERGLEAGVRRVLLLGPEGSGKSTWMRELVEQGRGVLVGPDSLERAPADAVLLVEDVDRLPPSEQSALGAFLARHPERTVLMTTRGGSAVSGPVLLSDSGRLPVPTTAALSEAVGGALPVVLLEQVQLLVPLEQPGVEDLVEIARRRLASREDCRLSDEALTALATEAARSPRSGHELQALLARVPPGTWRLEVKKKVKGKARPARRGRRKGTS from the coding sequence ATGGCCGAGAACGTTCGCGACGTCATCCGCGCCGCCCAGGCCGCGGAGCTCGGAGGTGACAAGCCCCGGGCCATCGAGTTGCTGAGGCTCGCCGCTGATCTCTGCCGGCGCTCGGGCAACATGCCCCGTGCCGAGCAGCTCCTGCGCTACGCCCTCCGGTTGGATCCCTCCCGCAAGGAGCTGGAAGAGGAGATCCGCCAGGTGGAGGCGGAGGCACGGGCCGTTTCGCCTCCGGTGGCTCCCGAGCCCGAGCCCGACGAGGAGCCCGAGCCCGGAGTGTGGGTCCTCGAGGAGGACACCTCCTCCTCGCTTCATGAGGCCCTGCGCGAGGCCGAGCTGGCGGTGGATCGCCGGACCCATCCCGTGGCCACGGCCGTGGAGGTCGTGCGTGCCGCCGTGCTCAGCATGGACGTCCCGAGCGGGCAGGTGGCGCGGACCGATGCTCCCGTGGAGGTGAGGAAGGAAGAGCCCTTCATCGAACGGGGACCGACCCGGGCCGATCCTTCTCTGGATGCCTGGTGCTCCTTCTGCTGCCGACCCCGCTCCGAGGTGGGGGCGCTCGTCGCCGGTCCCGCGGGCGCGTTCATCTGCTCGTCCTGCATCGGCGAGTCGGGTGCGTTGCTCGGCGGCGTGGCCCCCGTGGCACCCGCCGCTCGTCGGACCCCCGTCTCCCGGTCGCCCGTCTCGTTCGCGCTGGTGGGGCAGGCGGCGGCTCGCGAGAGTCTCGAGCGCGGCCTGGAGGCGGGTGTGCGCCGCGTGTTGCTGCTCGGGCCCGAGGGCTCCGGGAAGAGCACCTGGATGCGGGAGCTCGTGGAGCAGGGGAGGGGCGTGCTCGTCGGTCCCGACTCCCTGGAGCGCGCTCCGGCGGACGCCGTGCTCCTCGTGGAGGACGTGGACCGGCTCCCGCCTTCCGAGCAGTCCGCGCTGGGCGCCTTCCTGGCCCGTCATCCCGAGCGCACCGTCCTGATGACCACCCGGGGCGGGTCAGCGGTCTCGGGTCCCGTGCTCCTGTCGGACTCCGGCCGCCTGCCCGTGCCCACCACCGCCGCGCTCTCCGAGGCCGTGGGTGGTGCGCTGCCCGTGGTCCTGTTGGAGCAGGTGCAGCTCCTCGTTCCGCTCGAGCAGCCCGGCGTCGAGGACCTGGTCGAGATCGCCCGGCGTCGGCTCGCCTCGCGCGAGGACTGCCGCCTCTCCGACGAGGCGCTCACCGCCCTCGCCACCGAAGCCGCCCGCTCGCCGCGCTCCGGGCATGAGTTGCAGGCCCTCCTGGCCCGCGTGCCCCCTGGCACCTGGCGTCTGGAGGTGAAGAAGAAGGTGAAGGGGAAGGCCAGGCCGGCCCGCCGGGGTCGACGGAAGGGAACGTCGTGA